GCCGCCCTCGGGGGCGAATCCCGCATTTGGCTCTGCCGACCACTGCATGGGTGTGCGGCAACGGTCGCGCCCCCAACCGGGTACGCGCAACCCAAAGGGGTCAAGTTGCTGCTCGATGGGAATATCCACATCACTCATGCCGATTTCTTCCCCGTAATAGAGCGTGGGTGTGCCGCGCAAGGTCAGTAGCAGCATAGCCGCCACACGGGCTTGCTCTGGGCCATACCGAGTGGCGATGCGGCCTTCGTCATGATTGCCGAGCACGTAATTAGGCCACGCCCAGAGCGGGATGGCGGCTTCGAGGTCATCTACAGCTTGCCGGATAGCGGCAGCCTCCCACGGAGTTTTTAGCAGCGAAAAATTGAATGGCAAGTGAAACTCGAGACCGGACTCCGGCGTGCCGTAGTACGTTGCCCATTCATCCCAATCGAAAATGTGAATCTCGCCCACGGCCATGCGCGGCGAAGTTCGGCTGTACTCGTCGAGCAGGGTGCGGAAACGGCGATAGATGATGTGTGTGTCGGGGTGGCCTTTGTCGTTTTCGTGGTGCAGCGAGTCATAATCCCCGTGGGGACGGTGAAAGGCCAGCCCGGATTTTGCCGGGGGATTGTCGCGTATTTGTGGGTCTTTCATAATGAAATGGGCTACATCCACGCGAAAACCATCCACGCCGCGCTCCAGCCAGAAGCGCACGGTGTTGAGCATGACTTCCTGAACTTCAGGGTTGCGCCAGTTGAAATCGGGCTGTTCTTTGAGGAACGAATGCAGATAATATTGCCCGGTGACTTCATCCCATTCCCAAGCCGAGCCGCCAAAGACAGCCACCCAGTTGTTGGGGAAATCGTCCTCACCCCCGGGCTCCCTCTCCTGCGGGGAGAGGGGCTGGGGGTGAGGGTTTGCATTCACCCAGACGTACCAGTCTCTTTTTGGATTATCGCGTGATGAACGCGATTCGAGGAACCAGGGATGCTGGTCAGATGAGTGGTTGGGCACCCAATCGACAATCACGCGCAGCCCGCGACGGTGTGCTTGCTCGATGAGTTCATCGAAATCGGCCAACGTGCCGAATATGGGGTCAATATTACAATAGTCGGCTACATCGTAGCCGAAATCTTTCATTGGGGATGGGTAAAAAGGCGAGAGCCAGAGCGCATCCACGCCCAGGGTTTGGCTGAGGTAATCGAGCTTTTCGATCACGCCGCGCAAATCGCCGATTCCGCTGCCGGAGGTGTCTTTATAGCTGCGCGGGTAAATCTGGTAGATTACGGCGGTTTGCCACCAGAGATAGTTGAAGGTCGAAGGTTGAAGGTTTGTTGTCATGAGTACTTTGTGAAACCGTTAGAAGGTTGGCAGGTTGGATCGTTTTTAAACATTCGACCAGCAACATTAAACCTGCTAACCGTTAAATGTAAATTGCATTTTGCGCAACAATATTTTTATACCAGTACGCGCTTTGTTTAGGCGTGCGTTCTAATGTATCATAATTCACGCGTACCAGACCAAAGCGCTGGCTGTAGCCGCGTTCCCATTCGAAGTTGTCGAAGAAACTCCACACGAAATAGCCGTGGACGTTAGCGCCTGCTTGAATGGCCTGATGCAATGCCAGTAGATGCGCCTGGATGTAGCGAATGCGATCAACGTCGGCGACGAAGCCCTTTTCATCGGGTTGGTCGGGCATGGCGCAGCCATTTTCGGTGAGATAGAGTTCGGGGTTGCCGTAATTCTCTTTAATGTTGAGCACTTCGGCTTTCAGCCCGGCGGGGTTGATGCCCCAGCCCATTTCGGTGTAGCCCCAACTGGGGGCGGCGTAGGGCGTCAGGCGGGCTTTGAGCCAGCCGCCGAAGACATCGTAGGTGACGGTGTCGGAGTTATAGTGATTCAGCCCCAGATAGTCCGCGGAGCCGCGCATCAACTCCAGGTCACCAGGTTCAACCTGCGGGCGGTGTGCCCCCAGCCACTTGAAGAACGGCTCCGGGTAGCTGCCTTTGTAAACCGGGTCGAGGAAGATGCTGTGGGTTTCATCGTAAACGCGCTGCGTGGCGGCCAGATCGGCTTCGCTCTGTGTCGCGGGAATGAGATGATTGAGGTTGAGGATCAACCCGATTTTGCCGCCGTAGTTGCCTTGGCGATAGACTTGCACAGCTTTGGCATGCGCCAGCATGAGATGGTGGGCGGTCTGATAGGCCTGCGTGGCGTCGCAGATGCCCGGGGCATGGAATCCGGCCCCGTAGCCCAGGAAGGCGGCTACCCAGGGTTCGTTGTGCGTGGCCCATATTTTGACGCGATCGGCGAGCGAGTCGAAGACGACGCGAGCGTAGTCGGCATACCAGTCGGCGCTGTCTCGATTAGGCCAACCCCCGAGGTCTTGCAACACCTGGGGGAAGTCCCAGTGATAGAGAGTCGCTTTGGGGGTAATCCCGGCCTCGAGCAGAGTATCTACCAGACGGTTGTAGAAGTCCAGCCCCTTGGGGTTCACGGCTCCACGCCCCTCGGGCAGGATGCGCGTCCACGAGATGGTAAAGCTGTACCACGGGATTCCCATTTCTTTCATCAAGGCCACATCTTGCGGCATACGGTGATAGTGATCGCAGGCCACGTTGCCGGTATCGCCGTTGAGAATACGGTCGGGCTGGCGTACGAGGGTATCCCAAATGCTGCGGCCTTTGCCGTCTTCGTTCCAGGCGCCTTCGATCTGGTAAGCAGATGCAGATGTGCCCCAGAGAAAGTTTTCGGGGAAACGATAACCGGTTTTCATGTTTAGAAATTTCCTTTTGAGTAGCGAAGTAATAATTCGAGCCCGATGCCCGTAACCGAGCCGATGATCGCGCCGACAAACGGGCTGCCGACCAGGCCACTGAAACCAATTGCCCAGCTCAGGGCGCTGATGGCAAGCCACCAGCCGCTGAGGGGTACCCATTTGCGCAGGACGATCCATTGGGCCAAGCCGATCCACGCCCCGAAGATGGCTCCAGTGACGGTCTCGAGGGTGGGCGGTGTGATAATGAGCAGATTCAACCCCCCGATGAACCAACCGGCCATGCTGGCGACGATCCACCAGCCCGCGTTGGAAACCAGGGGCCGTAGAATGAGCCATTGGGCGATCCCTATGGTTGCCCCAATACTGAATTCTGGAATCAGGGCATTGCCGAGCAGCCAACCGAGGGTGCTAGCGAGTACCCATTGTATCCAGAATTTCCAGTTGAAGAGACGTTCGTGAGATGGCATATTGATGAAATTTAGCATAAAGCCACGAAGACATAAAAAACAGCGTGTTCACTGTTGTTTTTCTTCGTGGCTTTGTGCCTTTGTGGTGAAAGTATTTTTTGTCGGCAGTTGTTCGTCTGAATGCTTAGCCTTTGACGGATCCAGCCAGCAGACCGCGCACGAAGAAGCGTTGCAATGAGAAGAAGACGATCAACGGCAATAGCATGGATATAAATGCGCCCGCTGTGAGCAGATGCCAGTCGGAGCCGCGCGAGCCAACCATTTCGGCAATACGCATGGTGAGCACCTGTACATCGGGTTTTGCGCCGATGAAGACCAGCGCGATCAGGTAATCGTTCCAGACCCACAGGAACTGGAAGATGGCAAAGGATGCCAGCGCCGGGATGGAGAGCGGCAAGATCAGGCGGACGAAGATGGTGAAGTGAGATGCGCCATCAATAAAGGCTGATTCCAGAATGTCGCGCGGCAGCCCTTTGATGTAGTTGAACAACAGGTAGGTTGCCAGTGGCAGGCCAAAGCCGGTATGTGCCAGCCAGACGGCGAGGAAGGTGCCATTTAGGTCCAAGCGCACATAGTCTTTCAGGATAGGGACAAGTGCAATTTGCAACGGAACCACCATGAGGGCGACGACCATCGTGAAGAGGGGTTTGCGCCCGGGGAAACTCATCCAGGCGAAGCCATAGGCAGCAAACGCGGCGATGAGGATGGGGATGACTGTAGCAGGTATGGCGATGGTCAGGCTGTTTAAAAACGAACCGGTGAAGTTATCGCCCTGAACGGTTTTTATGCTGCCATCCGAGCTCTGGATTTCGTAGGCTTTTCCGGCGAGCACCTGGCCATAGTTCTCCATAGTGAAATCGGTGCGCATCACCCATTTGCGTTCCTGAATCTGGATGGTGGCGAGGCGTTTATTGCCAACCCAAGTTACTTTGGTGCCATCCGCGGCCTTAACGCCTTCGCGGAATTCTTCGAAAGTGCCACTCACCCCGGAAATTTCCATGATTCCATCCGGGTCGAGATTGTCGTCAGGTTGCATCTCTTCAACGGTAACCCATTCTCGGTGCGGCAGAATCCACCACCAGCCCGAGGTTTGAATGTCGAAGCGGGTTCGGAACGATGAGACCAACAGCCCCAGGGTAGGAATTGTCCAGACGAGAACAATCAACAGTAGTACACCATTGACGATAATATCGCTGACAAGTCGCTTGCGTGTGATGCTCTGAGTTTTGCTGCTCATTAGAATGCCTCCTCTTCCGCAAATTGTCGTAAGTTGTAGATCATTACCGGGATGACGGTAATCAGCAACACGATGGCGATGGCGGCAGCCAGGCCTTTGTTATTGCTGGTAAAGGCCTGGCGATAAAACTGCGTGGCGATCACATGCGTTGAGAATTGTCCACCGGTCATCACCATGACAATGTCGAAGATTTTCAGCGTGAAGATTACGACGGTTGTGCTGACCGTGATGATGGTTCCCATGATATAGGGGATCATAATGCGGAAGAAAATTTGCGGCTCCGTGGCGCCATCCACACGGGCAGCCTCGATCAGTTCGTCGGGAATGCCTTTGATGGCTGCGGAGAAAATCACCATGGCGTAACCGGTTTGCAGCCAGATCATAATGATGATCAGGAAGATATTATTCCAGGGTTGCGTGATTAACGCAGTCCAGGCCTGGGGTTTATTACCAAAGGCAACCCAGATGGCATTGAGCAAGCCAATTTGCGGGTCGGCAATATCTTTAACTTCGTACATGAAGTTCCAGATCACACCGGCTCCGACCATGGAGATTGCCATCGGCAAGAAGATCAATGATTTGGCGATATTTTCAAAGCGGCTGCGATCTGCCAATACGGCAACCAACAAACCAAAGACAATCGCT
The sequence above is drawn from the Chloroflexota bacterium genome and encodes:
- a CDS encoding DUF3459 domain-containing protein, whose amino-acid sequence is MTTNLQPSTFNYLWWQTAVIYQIYPRSYKDTSGSGIGDLRGVIEKLDYLSQTLGVDALWLSPFYPSPMKDFGYDVADYCNIDPIFGTLADFDELIEQAHRRGLRVIVDWVPNHSSDQHPWFLESRSSRDNPKRDWYVWVNANPHPQPLSPQEREPGGEDDFPNNWVAVFGGSAWEWDEVTGQYYLHSFLKEQPDFNWRNPEVQEVMLNTVRFWLERGVDGFRVDVAHFIMKDPQIRDNPPAKSGLAFHRPHGDYDSLHHENDKGHPDTHIIYRRFRTLLDEYSRTSPRMAVGEIHIFDWDEWATYYGTPESGLEFHLPFNFSLLKTPWEAAAIRQAVDDLEAAIPLWAWPNYVLGNHDEGRIATRYGPEQARVAAMLLLTLRGTPTLYYGEEIGMSDVDIPIEQQLDPFGLRVPGWGRDRCRTPMQWSAEPNAGFAPEGGATPWLPLADNLPTHNVAAQLEDPTSTLTFYRQLLAIRRENPALHQGSYTPLEEMPEGCFVYQRSEAGQTFTVALNFEPVPQRLSLIGKGRVALSTHPDRVGAENLSSFILRENEGVIIQM
- a CDS encoding beta-glucosidase — translated: MKTGYRFPENFLWGTSASAYQIEGAWNEDGKGRSIWDTLVRQPDRILNGDTGNVACDHYHRMPQDVALMKEMGIPWYSFTISWTRILPEGRGAVNPKGLDFYNRLVDTLLEAGITPKATLYHWDFPQVLQDLGGWPNRDSADWYADYARVVFDSLADRVKIWATHNEPWVAAFLGYGAGFHAPGICDATQAYQTAHHLMLAHAKAVQVYRQGNYGGKIGLILNLNHLIPATQSEADLAATQRVYDETHSIFLDPVYKGSYPEPFFKWLGAHRPQVEPGDLELMRGSADYLGLNHYNSDTVTYDVFGGWLKARLTPYAAPSWGYTEMGWGINPAGLKAEVLNIKENYGNPELYLTENGCAMPDQPDEKGFVADVDRIRYIQAHLLALHQAIQAGANVHGYFVWSFFDNFEWERGYSQRFGLVRVNYDTLERTPKQSAYWYKNIVAQNAIYI
- a CDS encoding carbohydrate ABC transporter permease: MSSKTQSITRKRLVSDIIVNGVLLLIVLVWTIPTLGLLVSSFRTRFDIQTSGWWWILPHREWVTVEEMQPDDNLDPDGIMEISGVSGTFEEFREGVKAADGTKVTWVGNKRLATIQIQERKWVMRTDFTMENYGQVLAGKAYEIQSSDGSIKTVQGDNFTGSFLNSLTIAIPATVIPILIAAFAAYGFAWMSFPGRKPLFTMVVALMVVPLQIALVPILKDYVRLDLNGTFLAVWLAHTGFGLPLATYLLFNYIKGLPRDILESAFIDGASHFTIFVRLILPLSIPALASFAIFQFLWVWNDYLIALVFIGAKPDVQVLTMRIAEMVGSRGSDWHLLTAGAFISMLLPLIVFFSLQRFFVRGLLAGSVKG
- a CDS encoding sugar ABC transporter permease; this encodes MQPIADEKIRPGGFFEWLTLAFGRILVSLVVPVVTFTVLILGFRWLRDTVPSGLAEKTTVSLVAILWGVGGAGILYLISNWLIEKLSPVWVKRLQPFIFVGPAIAILTWYLALPTFRSLWISLFDRSGPTEVPFGLLFTAPKEYFAQLSTNFIGLGNYISVFTERTMITAFRNNLLWIIFGASLAIVFGLLVAVLADRSRFENIAKSLIFLPMAISMVGAGVIWNFMYEVKDIADPQIGLLNAIWVAFGNKPQAWTALITQPWNNIFLIIIMIWLQTGYAMVIFSAAIKGIPDELIEAARVDGATEPQIFFRIMIPYIMGTIITVSTTVVIFTLKIFDIVMVMTGGQFSTHVIATQFYRQAFTSNNKGLAAAIAIVLLITVIPVMIYNLRQFAEEEAF